The following proteins come from a genomic window of Metarhizium brunneum chromosome 2, complete sequence:
- the CDC31 gene encoding Cell division control protein 31, which translates to MNPHATPRPFPGRSIGPSSLQHQFQQNQQNQQPQPQQQQRQPLAPQVSANEEYASIADEDREHIDEVFDLMDMKKKGWLNSYEFKHSLAALGFDLSKPEYFRELQSYGSVPPDWHDQQSCPVNRYYVYLDQFRLCAAKLIANRDPREEAAKVFAMFDYDQDGFISVEDLRHLAQEIKDERTLSDEEIQSMIDHLDHDGKGGVSLDEFMQMMEEAG; encoded by the exons ATGAATCCTCACGCCACGCCGCGCCCCTTCCCGGGCCGCTCCATAGGACCTAGCTCCCTCCAGCATCAATTCCAGCAAAACCAGCAAAACcaacagccgcagccgcagcagcagcaacggcaacCCCTAGCTCCGCAAGTATCCGCCAACGAGGAATATGCCTCCATCGCCGACGAGGATCGCGAGCACATTGACGAAGTC TTCGATCTAATGGACATGAAGAAAAAGGGCTGGCTTAACTCGTACGAATTCAAACACTCCCTGGCCGCCCTTGGCTTCGACCTAAGCAAGCCCGAATACTTCCGCGAGCTTCAGTCCTACGGCTCCGTCCCCCCAGACTGGCATGACCAGCAATCCTGCCCCGTCAACAGATACTACGTATACCTCGACCAATTCCGGTTATGTGCCGCCAAGCTTATTGCCAATCGAGACCCACGCGAGGAGGCAGCCAAGGTGTTTGCCATGTTCGACTACGACCAGGATGGGTTCATATCAGTAGAGGACTTGCGCCACCTAGCACAGGAGATCAAAGACGAGCGTACCTTGTCGGATGAGGAGATTCAAAGCATGATTGATCACCTGGATCACGATGGCAAGGGAGGCGTCAGCCTGGATGAGTTCATGcagatgatggaggaggccgGGTAG
- the NUP145 gene encoding Nucleoporin NUP145, with product MSFGSGGFSGFGQNNNNAQSGFGGFGSNNNAPSAFGQATSGGFAQNNTTGGGMFGGNTGNTGGGFGASTGGFGTNTGGGFGSKPAFGTSTSGGLFGGNTSNTNTTSAFGGFGGNTAVNSTSSTFGGGGGTTGGMFGANKPGFGTTTNTGNSLFGGGNTTSGGFGTTSTGFATGSVGDPPGTATTPFNAYTEKEPNTSTTNSFQNILFQEPYKKWSSEELRFVDYAQGRRHGNATGGGAFGVSSGFGGFGSNANANQTTNAFGQTNTNTNTGGLFGNNAGNTTTTGTGFGSGGFGANANATNTATGGLFGGGNKPAGGLFGNTNTQTQQTGGGGLFGGGGTGAFGSSNTTGAFGQANTTNNAGGGLFGNTANKTTGTGFSFGNTNAANTNTGSTFGANTAGTAFGSNTTNTGGGLFGNNAGNTQATGGGLFGGQNNQQQNAGTGFGGGFGQQNQNQQGGGLFGNQQKPATGGLFGNSTATGTTGGGLFGGGNTQQPQQNTGGGLFGAANNATSGGGLFGGGNKPATGGGLFGASNTAQTTTGGPSLFGGGNQQQQSTGGGLFGASTNQQKPGGLFGGSAQTGGLFGAQNNQAQGSSLFGGSTNQQQIQNALGNSLLGNTQQNNNAPQSLTANLSDVSAYGSPSLFAGLGGNDVANPGPLATPLNGNSKPRKSSILPMYKLAPATAASRFATPQKRGFGFSYSSYGTPGGSPASSISSTPGAMGRSLLGASSSGSLSKSISASNLRRNFNAEDSILAPGAFSSSSSARWYGSTGSKKLVINRDIRSDLFSTPQKDKTEVNGSARKLSKRVSFDTSNVESEDGTPVRNALPAPEDTPKSQPDEATPRQNRTTNGVNGSQTPEMEQVKGNELAIVHEEDNSATPEARAPLGFENAPGDYWMQPTRDELQNMNRMQRQRVDNFTVGRDNVGSIKFKVPVDISSIELKDLCGGIIQLEPRSATVYPVQAKKPPVGKGLNVPAQISLEQSWPRGGRDKRITSDPKRFNKHIERLKRIPDTTFESYDKETGVWTFGVEHFTTYGLDDSDEESDEEMVPPPGLATPPQRVSNDAAAIDVSNREDGRPRFRQNAALPGAFDEQNDLYERENIDKQSFLGISSADSAPNDVRLSLEEDYASERGDEYDLSEDEDMTRSFIGQHLAAELDDTSSENEQDAKRSTPGGILRARMRAMKDQVGPVTLEVADGDDWMEMLRKTVSPVKRDRQLLREMNDSPLKFALGMDGGDDNVEQDLRKSSIWGKSMSKTQRTSGLASTQMAADKGRGFATSIDLMNSLFEKPKPMRQNLRASVPAKGFPQWPYERQDKNFPVNSEEKAYHNATRPTWGPDETLVVTRPLDTMQSRRSFRGNSDLLQFQRSGIQTDRQDIRLAKLSAESSKKFLRAQDKVTEIRLVGDIPMATLRAGSLQDVFHHQEMNDPGHVNEKRVWELASILFDGAANSGEPGPDHVSRKQKLSQFWTELVEQASTTNVGLAGSSEEKAVASLAGHRITEACKFLLDGKNFRLATLVPLIGTSVVAKKDIREQLKAWHDSKMLSEFSEAIRTVYELLSGNVCVCEGVKNVPVEDRMESFVISKKFGLDWRQAFGLRLWYAISQQDSPALAVLKFKDDINQDKEELPRPWYHEQGLKPVWNDTEEGTRQDLLWGLLQLYADKNVDLEAILRPENSQLSPLNMRLSWQLGQALVATGQVSFGKDGEEKADASTIAYASQLTAAGEWLEAVFVLLHLNNSSVRTKAIQEHLCRHAGMIGPDTGATFTLLTEKFRIPASWLWEALALYMRSVKKDASAEVHCLLRAGEFVEAHRVLVQQVAPQAVIERDYATLSSLLSQFQGQAESIPEWTQGGEIYGYFLSLVQHHGKGESAPHPLLEKLVAGLNVMNEHVGETEVLRYAAVSDMADDTAREILKLAKKKQDVELRSRILNLPLTQDRLLAYSVDLGMDRYREVMSH from the exons ATGTCGTTCGGTAGCGGAGGCTTCAGCGGCTTCGGCCAGAACAATAATAATGCCCAGTCTGGTTTCGGTGGATTCGGGTCCAACAATAATGCTCCATCAG CTTTTGGACAAGCCACTTCTGGCGGGTTTGCACAAAACAACACTACTGGAGGAGGCATGTTTGGAGGAAACACCGGCAATACTGGCGGCGGATTTGGTGCTTCGACTG GTGGTTTCGGAACCAATACTGGTGGCGGCTTTGGAAGCAAACCTGCATTTGGCACCAGCACTTCGGGCGGTCTTTTCGGTGGCAACACGAGTAATACCAATACAACGTCCGCCTTCGGCGGCTTTGGAGGCAACACCGCTGTTAACTCAACCAGCTCGAcatttggtggcggcggaggtACAACTGGCGGAATGTTTGGCGCGAATAAGCCTGGCTTTGGTACAACGACCAACACTGGGAATTCCCTGTTTGGCGGCGGTAATACGACCTCAGGTGGCTTCGGCACCACGAGCACTGGTTTCGCAACTGGTTCTGTAGGCGACCCGCCAGGCACCGCAACAACACCGTTCAACGCATATACCGAGAAGGAGCCTAATACGTCCACGACTAATTCCTTCCAAAACATTCTATTCCAGGAACCTTATAAGAAGTGGTCATCAGAAGAGCTTCGATTTGTGGACTACGCACAGGGACGCCGACATGGGAATGCCACAGGGGGCGGTGCTTTTGGCGTTAGCTCAGGCTTTGGGGGTTTCGGCTCCAACGCAAATGCCAATCAGACCACCAACGCCTTTGGCCAGACTAACACCAATACAAACACTGGTGGTCTCTTTGGAAACAATGCTGGCAACACTACCACGACAGGCACCGGATTTGGAAGCGGTGGTTTTGGCGCAAATGCCAACGCTACTAACACTGCTACTGGTGGCCTCTTTGGTGGTGGGAACAAGCCTGCTGGCGGTCTATTTGGCAATACCAACACCCAGACTCAGCAGACTGGGGGAGGAGGTTTGTTTGGTGGTGGCGGAACAGGAGCATTTGGTAGCTCGAACACCACTGGAGCTTTCGGACaagccaacaccaccaacaacGCTGGTGGTGGACTCTTCGGCAACACTGCTAATAAGACTACGGGAACCGGATTCAGTTTCGGAAACACCAACGCCGCGAATACGAATACGGGATCTACATTTGGGGCAAACACAGCCGGAACTGCTTTCGGATCTAACACAACCAATACTGGAGGAGGGCTATTCGGGAACAATGCTGGCAACACGCAGGCGACCGGAGGAGGCCTTTTTGGTGGCCAGAACAACCAGCAACAAAATGCGGGAACAGGCTTTGGTGGTGGATTCGGTCAGCAAAACCAGAATCAACAGGGTGGTGGTCTGTTTGGCAATCAGCAAAAGCCCGCTACCGGTGGCCTCTTTGGGAACAGCACAGCAACTGGAACAACCGGCGGTGGCCTCTTCGGAGGCGGCAATACACAACAGCCACAGCAGAATACCGGCGGTGGCCTCTTCGGAGCCGCCAATAATGCAACGTCTGGCGGAGGTTtgttcggcggcggcaacaaaCCAGCTACTGGCGGCGGTCTTTTTGGGGCGAGCAACACTGCCCAGACGACCACAGGCGGACCATCGCTCTTTGGTGGCGGCAATCAACAACAGCAGTCCACGGGCGGTGGCCTATTTGGAGCCAGTACTAATCAGCAAAAGCCTGGTGGTCTTTTTGGTGGCTCTGCTCAGACGGGAGGTCTCTTTGGTGCCCAGAATAACCAAGCACAGGGCAGCTCCCTGTTCGGTGGAAGCACCAACCAGCAACAGATCCAAAATGCTCTGGGCAATTCCCTCCTGGGCAACACACAACAGAACAACAATGCTCCCCAAAGCTTGACTGCTAACCTAAGCGATGTTTCGGCATACGGAAGCCCGTCCTTGTTTGCTGGACTTGGCGGGAATGACGTTGCCAACCCTGGACCTCTCGCTACGCCTCTGAATGGCAACTCGAAGCCACGAAAGAGTTCCATTCTCCCAATGTACAAGCTGGCCCCAGCTACCGCTGCCTCGCGCTTTGCAACACCCCAGAAGAGAGGATTCGGGTTCTCATACAGCTCTTATGGCACCCCCGGTGGCAGCCCTGCTAGCAGCATTTCCAGCACGCCCGGTGCCATGGGCCGTAGCCTTCTTGGTGCGAGCTCTAGTGGCTCTCTAAGCAAGAGTATCTCTGCGAGCAACCTCCGTCGTAACTTCAATGCTGAAGACAGCATCCTTGCCCCGGGTGCCTtttcctccagctccagtGCTCGTTGGTATGGCAGCACGGGCTCCAAAAAGCTTGTTATCAATCGGGATATTCGAAGTGATCTGTTCTCTACCCCCCAGAAGGATAAGACTGAAGTCAATGGAAGTGCTCGCAAGCTGTCTAAGCGCGTGAGCTTCGATACTAGCAATGTTGAGTCGGAAGACGGAACTCCTGTCCGGAACGCTCTTCCTGCTCCCGAAGACACCCCTAAGTCTCAGCCTGACGAGGCTACTCCCCGTCAGAACAGAACTACTAACGGTGTGAACGGTTCACAGACCCCGGAAATGGAACAGGTCAAGGGCAACGAACTTGCTATTGTGCACGAGGAGGACAATTCTGCCACCCCAGAAGCACGTGCACCACTCGGGTTTGAGAATGCGCCTGGCGATTACTGGATGCAGCCAACTCGAGATGAGCTGCAAAACATGAACAGAATGCAGCGCCAGCGTGTGGATAACTTTACGGTTGGCCGTGACAACGTTGGCTCTATCAAATTCAAGGTTCCGGTTGATATCAGCAGCATCGAGCTGAAGGACCTGTGCGGTGGTATCATTCAATTGGAGCCTCGATCGGCTACCGTTTATCCAGTCCAAGCTAAAAAGCCTCCTGTTGGCAAGGGTCTCAACGTTCCCGCCCAGATTTCCCTAGAACAGTCTTGGCCTCGCGGTGGCCGTGATAAGAGAATCACTAGCGATCCCAAGCGATTCAACAAGCACATCGAGAGACTAAAGAGAATCCCAGATACCACTTTCGAGAGCTATGATAAGGAAACAGGCGTCTGGACCTTTGGCGTCGAGCATTTCACCACGTATGGCCTGGACGACTCTGATGAAGAATCAGATGAGGAAATGGTTCCTCCACCTGGTCTAGCCACACCACCTCAGCGCGTCTCCAACGACGCCGCTGCCATCGATGTCTCAAACCGTGAAGACGGCCGTCCGCGCTTCCGCCAGAACGCGGCCCTGCCAGGAGCATTTGATGAACAAAACGATTTGTATGAGCGTGAAAACATCGACAAGCAGTCTTTTTTAGGGATTAGCTCCGCGGATTCGGCGCCCAATGATGTTCGGCTTTCACTGGAGGAGGATTACGCCAGTGAAAGGGGCGACGAATATGATCTGTCCGAGGATGAAGATATGACGAGGTCTTTCATTGGACAGCATCTTGCCGCGGAGCTCGACGATACCTCGTCAGAGAATGAACAGGATGCCAAGAGGAGTACTCCTGGTGGCATTCTTAGGGCTCGCATGAGAGCCATGAAGGATCAAGTTGGCCCGGTGACTCTCGAAGTCGCTGACGGCGATGATTGGATGGAAATGCTCAGGAAAACAGTCAGTCCTGTGAAGCGAGACCGTCAATTGCTGAGGGAAATGAATGATTCCCCCTTGAAGTTTGCCTTAGGGATGGATGGTGGAGACGACAACGTTGAACAAGACTTGCGCAAATCGTCTATTTGGGGGAAGAGCATGTCGAAAACACAGAGAACAAGTGGTCTCGCGAGCACGCAAATGGCAGCGGATAAGGGACGTGGATTCGCGACAAGCATCGACTTGATGAATTCTCTGTTCGAGAAGCCCAAGCCAATGCGGCAAAACCTTCGCGCTTCTGTGCCAGCCAAAGGCTTTCCTCAG TGGCCCTACGAACGTCAAGACAAGAATTTTCCCGTCAACAGTGAAGAAAAGGCATATCATAACGCCACTCGCCCAACTTGGGGTCCCGACGAGACGCTGGTAGTAACTCGGCCGTTGGATACAATGCAATCGCGGCGAAGTTTCCGTGGCAATTCGGATCTTCTTCAGTTCCAACGCTCTGGGATTCAAACCGACAGGCAAGACATTCGCCTTGCCAAGCTTTCCGCGGAG TCATCCAAGAAATTTCTTCGGGCTCAGGACAAAGTAACAGAAATCAGATTAGTCGGCGATATTCCAATGGCTACGCTACGTGCGGGCAGTCTGCAAGACGTCTTTCACCACCAGGAGATGAATGACCCGGGCCACGTCAACGAGAAGCGTGTCTGGGAGCTGGCAAGCATTTTATTTGACGGTGCCGCAAACTCTGGCGAGCCCGGGCCCGACCACGTGTCAAGAAAACAGAAGTTGTCACAATTTTGGACTGAGCTCGTGGAACAAGCGTCGACTACTAATGTTGGTCTTGCTGGTTCTAGCGAAGAGAAGGCCGTAGCAAGTCTGGCTGGTCACCGTATCACCGAGGCGTGCAAATTCCTGCTCGATGGTAAGAATTTCCGCTTGGCAACTCTGGTTCCTCTGATCGGCACGAGCGTCGTGGCGAAGAAAGACATCCGTGAACAGCTCAAAGCTTGGCATGATTCCAAGATGCTCTCAGAGTTTTCAGAGGCAATTCGCACTGTCTACGAGCTACTAAGCGGCAACGTGTGTGTTTGTGAAGGGGTGAAAAATGTTCCTGTTGAGGATCGAATGGAATCGTTTGTTATTTCAAAGAAGTTTGGCTTGGACTGGAGACAGGCGTTTGGCCTTCGCCTGTGGTACGCCATTTCCCAGCAGGATAGTCCTGCGCTGGCAGTTTTGAAGTTCAAGGACGACATCAACCAAGACAAGGAAGAGCTTCCACGGCCATGGTACCATGAACAAGGACTGAAACCAGTATGGAATGATACGGAAGAAGGGACCAGGCAGGACCTATTATGGGGCCTCCTTCAATTGTATGCCGATAAGAAcgtcgacctcgaggccattTTGCGGCCAGAAAACTCGCAACTCTCTCCGCTCAACATGAGACTATCCTGGCAACTTGGACAGGCGTTAGTTGCCACGGGCCAGGTGTCGTTTGGCAAGGACGGAGAAGAAAAGGCGGATGCTTCCACAATTGCATATGCCTCTCagctgacggcggcgggtgaGTGGTTGGAGGCagtctttgtcttgttgcaCCTTAACAACTCCAGTGTCCGTACGAAGGCGATTCAGGAACATTTATGTCGACACGCTGGCATGATTGGCCCCGACACTGGCGCGACCTTTACACTGCTGACGGAAAAGTTTCGAATTCCCGCATCCTGGCTATGGGAAGCGCTCGCGTTGTACATGCGCAGTGTCAAGAAGGATGCTTCTGCCGAGGTGCATTGCCTCCTTCGTGCTGGGGAGTTTGTTGAAGCCCACCGGGTCCTGGTACAACAAGTTGCTCCCCAGGCTGTTATTGAACGAGACTACGCTACACTCTCGTCCTTGCTGTCACAattccaaggccaagctgAGTCCATCCCGGAGTGGACTCAAGGTGGCGAGATATATGGCTATTTCTTGAGTCTCGtgcagcatcatggcaaggGCGAGAGCGCCCCTCATCCATTGCTTGAAAAGTTGGTGGCAGGATTGAACGTGATGAACGAGCATGTGGGAGAGACGGAAGTCTTGCGATATGCTGCAGTGTCTGACATGGCAGACGATACAGCACGGGAAATACTGaagttggccaagaagaaacag GATGTTGAACTGCGATCGAGGATCTTGAACCTGCCGTTGACGCAAGATCGGCTGCTGGCGTATTCGGTGGATCTTGGTATGGATCGATACCGGGAGGTAATGTCCCATTAG